One genomic window of bacterium includes the following:
- a CDS encoding FecR domain-containing protein → MSERDDIHLTPEEEQRIQASVRALGEVRADDAFRARLREQFLSGTIPAAAEPAPEIAAPDGASPGLAAAEAEAALEPASPPQIVALPSRRPGRRAWALAALPALAAVLAFVFLGGGEPEWRLQGVRGDGRVVIAGQAVDASARTDLSRLVTDGARYEVGEGVEMDLVLGDIMVVGVHGPTTFELAARDAAAPDRFEARVEGGEFRFKSGPAFRGHEMVIRTSEGDAHITGTTVAVYKDPDVTCVCVLEGTARIGRDGEHMDAVPAGMRKVMFADGSAPKVIPIEPGHRDGLIEFEGYNRDTFR, encoded by the coding sequence ATGAGCGAGCGCGACGACATCCACCTCACGCCCGAAGAGGAGCAGCGGATCCAGGCGTCCGTACGCGCCCTGGGCGAGGTGCGCGCCGACGACGCCTTCCGGGCCCGGCTGCGCGAGCAGTTCCTGTCGGGCACGATTCCCGCCGCGGCGGAACCCGCTCCGGAGATCGCCGCGCCGGATGGGGCCTCACCGGGGCTGGCCGCAGCCGAGGCCGAAGCGGCCCTCGAGCCCGCCTCCCCGCCGCAGATCGTGGCCCTGCCATCCCGGCGGCCGGGCCGCCGGGCATGGGCGCTGGCGGCCCTGCCCGCCCTCGCCGCGGTGCTGGCGTTCGTCTTCCTGGGCGGCGGCGAACCGGAATGGCGCCTGCAGGGTGTCCGCGGCGACGGCCGGGTGGTCATCGCCGGCCAGGCGGTCGACGCCTCCGCGCGCACCGACCTGTCGCGCCTCGTGACCGACGGCGCCCGCTACGAGGTGGGCGAGGGCGTCGAGATGGACCTGGTGCTCGGCGACATCATGGTCGTCGGCGTGCACGGTCCGACCACCTTCGAACTGGCGGCCCGCGACGCCGCGGCTCCCGATCGCTTCGAGGCGCGTGTGGAGGGCGGCGAGTTCCGCTTCAAGTCGGGCCCGGCCTTCCGGGGCCACGAGATGGTGATCCGCACCTCCGAGGGCGACGCCCACATCACCGGCACCACCGTGGCCGTCTACAAGGATCCGGACGTGACCTGCGTGTGCGTGCTGGAGGGGACGGCCCGCATCGGGCGCGATGGCGAACACATGGACGCCGTGCCCGCGGGCATGCGCAAGGTGATGTTCGCCGACGGCAGCGCGCCGAAGGTCATCCCCATCGAGCCCGGGCACCGCGACGGCCTGATCGAGTTCGAGGGCTACAACCGCGACACGTTCCGCTAG
- a CDS encoding RNA polymerase sigma factor has translation MGPQSGDAPNSENAPMSPLTPADLEKVRARDPEALGLLFDVCFGRVYNLAYRLMGQEAAAQDVTQEVFLRVHRAAHQLDPTRDPVPWLMTITTNLCREQWRSRQGRQDKATASLDADPDRTRDVPSAAAAPDADLVEADRRRLLEDGLARLPDAMREVVVLHDLQGLSHEQIAHMMDEAATAVRKRYSRALARLREIMQAHRPDVLE, from the coding sequence ATGGGCCCGCAGTCCGGAGACGCCCCGAACAGCGAAAACGCGCCCATGTCGCCCCTCACGCCAGCGGATCTGGAGAAGGTCCGCGCGCGGGATCCGGAAGCCCTCGGGCTCCTGTTCGACGTCTGCTTCGGCCGGGTCTACAACCTGGCCTACCGCCTGATGGGGCAGGAAGCGGCCGCCCAGGACGTCACCCAGGAGGTCTTCCTGCGGGTGCACCGGGCGGCGCACCAGCTCGACCCGACGCGCGATCCGGTTCCCTGGCTGATGACGATCACGACGAACCTCTGCCGCGAGCAATGGCGGTCGCGGCAGGGGCGGCAGGACAAGGCGACCGCGTCGCTCGACGCCGATCCGGACCGCACGCGCGACGTGCCGTCCGCAGCGGCGGCCCCCGATGCCGACCTGGTCGAGGCCGACCGGCGCCGTCTCCTCGAGGACGGCCTGGCCCGGCTGCCGGACGCCATGCGCGAGGTGGTGGTGCTGCACGATCTGCAGGGGCTGAGCCACGAGCAGATCGCCCACATGATGGACGAGGCGGCCACGGCGGTCCGCAAACGCTACTCACGGGCCCTGGCGCGATTGAGGGAGATCATGCAGGCCCACAGACCGGATGTGCTGGAATGA